The Nocardioides humi genome includes a region encoding these proteins:
- a CDS encoding AMP-binding protein, whose product MTTASGAAIHARDVYDDATRERFRRTGDWRDTPVSRLLLRNATQQPDDVAVVDADEQVTWSELAARARAVASAYVALGLEPGDYIGIQLPNRVAFLEAYYGAALAGLRVVTLMTIYREADLEFMLGQVGARALVTAGDFRGHDHASMGVAVASAVPTLEHVLLTGGRHPGAISLVDVAARSVPLTDELVAARALDPDTTSRVAFTSGTSGRPKGVVHTGNTDLVSPAWMMRILGLDRDSNVLVGSPWRTSPDSPSACTRPPCAAPRWSCRRAGRPPPPPVWSSVTRSG is encoded by the coding sequence ATGACCACGGCTAGCGGCGCCGCGATCCACGCGAGGGACGTCTACGACGACGCGACCAGGGAGCGCTTCCGGCGCACCGGGGACTGGCGGGACACCCCCGTCAGCCGGCTCCTCCTGCGCAACGCCACCCAGCAGCCGGACGACGTCGCGGTGGTCGACGCCGACGAGCAGGTCACCTGGTCGGAGCTCGCCGCGCGTGCCCGCGCCGTCGCGAGCGCCTACGTCGCGCTGGGGCTGGAGCCCGGCGACTACATCGGGATCCAGCTCCCCAATCGCGTCGCGTTCCTGGAGGCCTACTACGGCGCGGCGCTCGCCGGGCTCCGCGTCGTCACCCTGATGACCATCTATCGCGAGGCCGACCTGGAGTTCATGCTGGGCCAGGTCGGTGCCCGCGCCCTGGTCACCGCGGGCGACTTCCGCGGTCACGACCACGCCTCGATGGGGGTCGCGGTCGCGAGCGCCGTACCGACGCTCGAGCACGTCCTGCTGACCGGGGGCCGGCACCCGGGCGCGATCTCGCTCGTCGACGTGGCCGCCCGCTCGGTCCCCCTCACCGACGAGCTCGTCGCCGCGCGGGCGCTCGACCCCGACACGACGTCGCGGGTGGCCTTCACCTCCGGGACCAGCGGTCGCCCCAAGGGCGTCGTGCACACCGGCAACACCGATCTGGTGTCGCCGGCCTGGATGATGCGGATCCTCGGCCTCGACCGCGACAGCAACGTCTTGGTGGGGAGCCCCTGGCGCACGTCGCCGGACTCACCTTCGGCGTGCACCAGACCGCCCTGTGCGGCTCCACGCTGGTCCTGCAGGAGAGCTGGGAGGCCGCCGCCGCCACCGGTCTGGTCGAGCGTCACGCGGTCCGGGTGA